Proteins encoded within one genomic window of Microbacterium soli:
- the pheA gene encoding prephenate dehydratase, translating to MTERRTYSYLGPAGTFTEAALDQVPEARGHVWKPVHNVGEALADVLSGASDAAMIAIENSIDGGVSTTQDALANNPGLRIVGEYLVRVNFVLVAQPGAKLEDVRVVAAHPVAYAQCHSWLEEHLPEHAHVPAASNVASALGLLDGSLPADAAIAAPGIVQHQELEVLAEQIGDNDNAVTRFVLVSRTTAPGEPTGADKTSLIVELPDDRPGALLEMLEQFSTRGINLSLIESRPIGDELGRYRFVLDADGHIHDERMADALLGIRRFSPRVVFLGSYPRADRRIVQYPERYADEIFVEARDWLRGLIAGEPDED from the coding sequence GTGACTGAGCGCCGCACCTACAGCTACCTGGGCCCTGCTGGAACCTTCACCGAGGCGGCGCTGGACCAGGTCCCCGAAGCCCGCGGTCACGTGTGGAAGCCCGTGCACAACGTCGGTGAGGCGCTCGCCGACGTGCTGTCCGGGGCCTCGGATGCCGCGATGATCGCGATCGAGAACTCGATCGACGGCGGGGTGTCCACCACGCAGGACGCGCTGGCGAACAACCCGGGTCTGCGGATCGTCGGGGAGTACCTGGTGCGGGTCAACTTCGTGCTCGTCGCACAGCCGGGCGCGAAACTCGAGGACGTGCGGGTGGTCGCAGCCCATCCGGTCGCCTACGCGCAGTGCCATTCCTGGCTGGAGGAGCACCTCCCTGAGCACGCCCATGTCCCGGCGGCGAGCAATGTGGCATCTGCTCTGGGGCTGCTGGACGGCTCCCTGCCGGCGGATGCCGCGATCGCCGCCCCCGGGATCGTGCAGCACCAGGAGCTCGAGGTGCTGGCCGAGCAGATCGGCGACAACGACAACGCCGTCACGCGGTTCGTGCTGGTCTCGCGCACCACGGCGCCGGGCGAGCCGACCGGCGCGGACAAGACCTCGCTCATCGTCGAACTGCCCGACGACCGTCCCGGCGCCCTGCTGGAGATGCTCGAGCAGTTCTCCACCCGCGGGATCAACCTGTCGCTCATCGAGTCGCGCCCCATCGGCGACGAGCTGGGCAGGTACCGGTTCGTGCTGGACGCGGACGGGCACATCCATGATGAGCGCATGGCCGATGCGCTGCTGGGCATCCGCCGGTTCAGTCCCCGCGTGGTGTTCCTGGGCTCCTACCCGCGCGCCGACCGGCGCATCGTGCAGTACCCCGAGCGCTACGCCGACGAGATCTTCGTGGAGGCCCGGGACTGGCTGCGCGGACTCATCGCCGGCGAACCCGACGAGGACTGA
- a CDS encoding LLM class flavin-dependent oxidoreductase encodes MSASTITPALSVLDLVPVRTGQTTAQAVASSMALAQRADGLGFRRYWFAEHHNMPAVASTTPPMLIAAAAARTQRIRVGSGGVMLPNHAPLIVAEQFAMLEAIAPGRIDLGIGRAPGSDPVITQLLRQSGTAGDVERFPSHVQDIALMLQPEGAALQFTTGREYTVRATPSATGAPEIWLLGSSDYSAQLAASRGLPYVFANHFSGQGLDRALDLYRSTFQPSAVLAEPRTFLTANAVVSPTAEEARARALPQLRMMARLRRNQPLIPLETVEEAQQGLADAANADEQRLIDATVANWLVGDAETVRSALAEFAARHGVDEVMISPVAGSFASESLDGITARSQTLDLLAA; translated from the coding sequence ATGAGCGCCTCAACGATCACCCCGGCCCTGTCCGTCCTCGACCTGGTCCCGGTGCGCACCGGACAGACGACAGCGCAGGCCGTGGCGTCGTCGATGGCCCTCGCGCAGCGCGCCGACGGCCTCGGATTCCGGCGCTACTGGTTCGCGGAGCATCACAATATGCCCGCCGTGGCATCCACCACCCCACCGATGCTCATCGCGGCGGCCGCCGCCCGCACGCAGCGCATCCGCGTCGGATCCGGCGGGGTGATGCTGCCCAATCATGCACCGCTCATCGTCGCCGAGCAGTTCGCGATGCTCGAGGCCATCGCGCCCGGTCGCATCGACCTCGGCATCGGCCGCGCCCCCGGCAGCGATCCCGTGATCACCCAGCTGCTGCGCCAGTCCGGCACGGCCGGTGACGTCGAGCGCTTCCCCTCGCACGTGCAGGACATCGCGCTCATGCTGCAGCCGGAGGGCGCCGCCCTGCAGTTCACGACCGGCCGCGAGTACACGGTGCGCGCCACGCCCTCGGCGACCGGTGCGCCGGAGATCTGGCTGCTCGGCTCCAGCGACTACTCGGCCCAGCTCGCGGCATCCCGCGGTCTGCCGTACGTGTTCGCGAACCACTTCTCCGGGCAGGGGCTCGACCGGGCCCTCGACCTGTACCGATCCACGTTCCAGCCCAGCGCGGTGCTGGCCGAGCCGCGCACGTTCCTCACGGCGAACGCCGTCGTCTCCCCCACGGCGGAGGAGGCCCGCGCCCGCGCTCTGCCGCAGCTGCGGATGATGGCACGGCTGCGACGCAACCAGCCTCTCATCCCGCTGGAGACGGTCGAGGAGGCGCAGCAGGGGCTGGCGGATGCCGCGAATGCCGACGAGCAGAGGCTCATCGACGCCACCGTCGCGAACTGGCTGGTCGGAGACGCCGAGACCGTGCGCTCGGCCCTGGCCGAGTTCGCCGCCCGCCACGGTGTCGACGAGGTCATGATCTCGCCGGTCGCGGGCTCCTTCGCATCCGAATCCCTGGACGGCATCACCGCGCGCAGCCAGACCCTGGACCTCCTGGCGGCCTGA
- a CDS encoding ROK family transcriptional regulator: MAAIKKQGSLTQVELVAVTGLSAASVSNIVKELSAAGVLRTSPSIRSGRRATLVSFARAVGLVAGIHVAARHLRVLVADVNGTVLGENHMPLARDHRADNELDRASLLLSDILVNLESGMDELRGVGVAVSAPIDRASGRVAGRGILRGWTGVDIVEVVHRRLRQPVFLDNASNLAALAEARLGAARGRQNVIVLDIGEGIGAGLLLEGRVLRGHNGIAGELGHTVIAEDGPLCRCGNRGCLEAIAGGPAILERLGDEGGITKVVDVVVHAMAGDDDCIRALAEAGRHIGVAAGNLCNLFDPERIVVGGDLARAGELLLGPIRMAMESTTILTGAAVPDVVQAQLGLDAAVMGAAVRAIDETNVREAVL; the protein is encoded by the coding sequence GTGGCTGCGATCAAGAAGCAGGGCAGCCTGACCCAGGTCGAGCTCGTGGCTGTGACGGGGCTGTCCGCGGCATCCGTCTCCAACATCGTCAAGGAGCTCTCCGCGGCGGGCGTCCTGCGCACGAGCCCCAGCATCCGCAGCGGACGCCGGGCGACGCTGGTGTCGTTCGCCCGCGCCGTCGGTCTCGTCGCGGGCATCCACGTCGCCGCCAGGCATCTGCGCGTGCTGGTGGCCGATGTCAACGGCACCGTGCTCGGCGAGAACCACATGCCGCTGGCGCGCGACCATCGCGCCGACAACGAGCTCGACCGCGCGTCTCTGCTGCTGTCGGACATCCTCGTCAACCTGGAATCCGGCATGGACGAGCTGCGCGGCGTGGGCGTCGCGGTCTCCGCGCCCATCGACCGCGCGTCGGGGCGGGTCGCCGGTCGTGGGATCCTGCGCGGCTGGACCGGGGTCGACATCGTCGAGGTCGTGCACCGACGGCTGCGGCAGCCGGTGTTCCTCGACAACGCCTCGAATCTCGCGGCGCTCGCCGAGGCGAGGCTGGGTGCCGCGCGCGGCAGGCAGAACGTCATCGTCCTCGACATCGGCGAGGGCATCGGGGCGGGACTGCTGCTGGAGGGCCGGGTGCTGCGCGGTCACAACGGCATCGCCGGCGAGCTCGGGCACACCGTGATCGCCGAGGACGGCCCGCTGTGCCGCTGCGGCAATCGCGGATGCCTGGAGGCCATCGCCGGGGGGCCGGCGATCCTCGAGCGCCTGGGCGACGAGGGCGGGATCACCAAGGTCGTCGACGTCGTGGTGCACGCGATGGCGGGCGATGACGACTGCATCCGGGCCCTGGCCGAGGCCGGCCGGCACATCGGCGTGGCCGCCGGCAACCTGTGCAACCTCTTCGACCCGGAGCGGATCGTCGTCGGCGGCGATCTCGCCCGCGCGGGGGAGCTGCTGCTGGGACCGATCCGGATGGCGATGGAGAGCACCACCATCCTCACCGGGGCGGCGGTGCCGGACGTCGTCCAGGCGCAGCTCGGGCTGGACGCCGCGGTCATGGGCGCCGCCGTGCGGGCGATCGATGAGACGAACGTGCGCGAAGCCGTCCTCTGA
- a CDS encoding sugar ABC transporter substrate-binding protein, with protein sequence MKITTTRALAASTALLLTMGALAGCSNGTQTGDAPADTATDGAATIGLLLPDNVTERYASADKPYFEEKVKDLCADCEVLYANADGDAAKQQQQAESMLTQGVDVLVLDPFDGKAAAAIVNQAKAKSIPVISYDRLVDSADVSYYVSFDNEKVGELQAQALVDRMKELGLPDDSGIIMVNGSPTDPNAAQFKKGAHNIIDASGLTVLSEFDTPGWEPPKAQDWVAGQVTKFGDEITGVYDANDDTAGGAIAALKAGGVTPLPPVTGQDAALSGIQRILSGDQYMTVYKAFKPEAYQAAELAVSLAKGESPEADTTADTASGDAVPSFLLTPVAVTVDNIKDTVVADGLYTVDQICTAEYAEACAANGLK encoded by the coding sequence ATGAAGATCACAACCACAAGAGCGCTCGCCGCCTCGACGGCGCTCCTCCTGACGATGGGTGCGCTCGCGGGGTGTTCGAACGGGACTCAGACCGGCGATGCGCCGGCTGACACCGCCACGGACGGCGCGGCCACGATCGGGCTGCTTCTGCCCGACAACGTCACTGAGCGCTACGCGAGCGCTGACAAGCCCTACTTCGAGGAGAAGGTCAAAGACCTCTGCGCGGACTGCGAGGTCCTGTACGCCAACGCCGACGGCGACGCCGCCAAGCAGCAGCAGCAGGCGGAGTCGATGCTGACCCAGGGCGTGGACGTCCTCGTCCTCGATCCCTTCGACGGCAAGGCCGCCGCCGCCATCGTCAACCAGGCCAAGGCCAAGAGCATCCCGGTCATCTCCTACGACCGCCTCGTCGACAGCGCCGACGTCTCCTACTACGTCTCCTTCGACAACGAGAAGGTCGGGGAGCTGCAGGCGCAGGCCCTCGTCGACCGGATGAAGGAGCTCGGCCTTCCCGACGACTCCGGCATCATCATGGTCAACGGCTCGCCCACAGACCCGAACGCCGCACAGTTCAAGAAGGGCGCGCACAACATCATCGACGCGTCCGGCCTGACCGTGCTCAGCGAGTTCGACACACCCGGATGGGAGCCGCCGAAGGCTCAGGACTGGGTCGCAGGGCAGGTGACCAAGTTCGGTGACGAGATCACCGGCGTGTACGACGCCAACGACGACACCGCCGGCGGTGCGATCGCCGCGCTGAAGGCCGGCGGCGTCACCCCGCTGCCGCCCGTCACCGGCCAGGACGCCGCGCTCTCCGGCATCCAGCGCATCCTCTCCGGCGACCAGTACATGACCGTCTACAAGGCGTTCAAGCCGGAGGCCTACCAGGCCGCCGAGCTGGCCGTCTCCCTGGCCAAGGGCGAATCGCCCGAGGCCGACACCACGGCGGACACCGCCAGCGGCGACGCGGTCCCCTCGTTCCTGCTGACGCCCGTCGCGGTGACGGTGGACAACATCAAGGACACGGTGGTGGCGGACGGGCTCTACACGGTAGACCAGATCTGCACGGCTGAGTACGCCGAGGCCTGCGCGGCCAACGGCCTGAAGTAA
- a CDS encoding ATP-binding cassette domain-containing protein, whose product MAAATDLEEQQPATREPVLSIRNISKGFGAVRALTDIDLDVYPGEVVALVGDNGAGKSTLVKILAGVHPADSGTITFNGAPATITSPTSSRELGIATVFQDLALCDNLDVVSNLFLGREPGRGTIDEEYMEQHAWELLRQLSAKIPSVRIAVASLSGGQRQTVAIARSLIGEPRIVILDEPTAALGVAQTAEVLNLIERLRERGLGVILISHNMADVQAVADRVVVLRLGRNNGVFRTADVSYEDIVAAITGATDNPVSTRAGRADEKDA is encoded by the coding sequence GTGGCAGCAGCAACAGACCTGGAGGAGCAGCAGCCCGCCACACGCGAGCCCGTGCTGTCGATCCGAAACATCTCCAAGGGATTCGGCGCCGTGCGCGCGCTGACCGACATCGATCTGGACGTCTACCCCGGCGAGGTCGTCGCCCTGGTGGGCGACAACGGCGCCGGCAAGTCGACGCTCGTGAAGATCCTCGCCGGCGTCCATCCCGCCGACAGCGGCACGATCACGTTCAACGGCGCACCCGCCACGATCACCTCGCCGACCTCCTCGCGCGAGCTGGGCATCGCCACGGTGTTCCAGGACCTCGCGCTGTGCGACAACCTCGACGTGGTCTCCAACCTGTTCCTGGGGCGCGAGCCCGGGCGCGGCACCATCGACGAGGAGTACATGGAGCAGCACGCCTGGGAGCTGCTGCGCCAGCTGTCGGCGAAGATCCCCTCGGTGCGCATCGCCGTCGCCTCGCTCTCCGGCGGTCAGCGCCAGACCGTCGCCATCGCGCGGTCGCTCATCGGCGAGCCGCGCATCGTCATCCTCGACGAGCCGACCGCGGCGCTGGGCGTCGCGCAGACCGCCGAGGTGCTCAACCTCATCGAGCGGCTGCGCGAGCGCGGGCTCGGCGTCATCCTCATCAGCCACAACATGGCGGATGTGCAGGCCGTGGCCGACCGTGTGGTCGTGCTGCGGCTGGGCCGCAACAACGGCGTGTTCCGCACGGCCGACGTCAGCTACGAGGACATCGTCGCCGCGATCACCGGCGCCACCGACAACCCGGTCAGCACGCGCGCCGGCCGCGCGGATGAGAAGGACGCATGA
- a CDS encoding sugar ABC transporter permease, whose amino-acid sequence MMSSAQPVKDNSQPTTVALDMQDERLVRGEGIKGAIAGFGTRIRTGDLGSLPIFLGLILIWIVFQLLNPNFLSADNLVNLTMQCAALGTIALGVVVVLLVAQIDLSIGSLSGLASAIIGVTFVNLGWPIWLAILLALAVGASIGYLYGFLFTRFGVPTFVVTLAGLLGFLGLQLWILGPTGTINLPYSSWLVQFATTWFLPPWLAYLIAGLAVVGIVVTDLMRRSRRSRAGLSTGSLSLVVIKAVVVAVVAAAAIAYLATNRGVGVMFLTFIALVAIMAFLLTRTRWGRWIYAVGGNEEAARRAGINVRTIYISALMVGTVLASVGGLMAAARLTAASISSGGGTTNLVAIAAAVIGGTSLFGGRGSAWSALLGIFVIQSIDNGLTLLSLDSSVRFMVTGAVLLLAVIIDSLSRRSRAQHGQS is encoded by the coding sequence ATGATGAGCAGCGCACAGCCCGTCAAGGACAACTCCCAGCCGACGACCGTCGCGCTGGACATGCAGGACGAGCGCCTCGTGCGCGGTGAGGGGATCAAGGGCGCCATCGCGGGCTTCGGCACGCGCATCCGCACCGGCGACCTCGGGTCGCTGCCGATCTTCCTCGGCCTCATCCTCATCTGGATCGTCTTCCAGCTGCTGAACCCGAACTTCCTCTCCGCCGACAACCTCGTCAACCTCACCATGCAGTGCGCGGCGCTGGGCACCATCGCACTGGGCGTCGTCGTCGTGCTCCTGGTCGCGCAGATCGACCTGTCGATCGGGTCGCTCAGCGGGCTGGCATCCGCCATCATCGGCGTCACCTTCGTGAACCTGGGCTGGCCGATCTGGCTGGCCATCCTCCTGGCCCTCGCCGTCGGCGCCTCCATCGGCTACCTGTACGGGTTCCTCTTCACCCGGTTCGGGGTGCCGACCTTCGTGGTCACCCTGGCGGGTCTGCTGGGATTCCTGGGTCTGCAGCTGTGGATCCTCGGGCCGACCGGCACCATCAACCTGCCGTACTCGTCGTGGCTCGTGCAGTTCGCGACGACCTGGTTCCTGCCGCCGTGGCTGGCGTACCTGATCGCGGGACTGGCCGTCGTCGGCATCGTCGTCACCGACCTCATGCGCCGCAGCCGTCGCAGCCGTGCGGGCCTGTCCACGGGCTCGCTGTCGCTGGTCGTCATCAAGGCCGTCGTGGTGGCGGTGGTCGCCGCGGCGGCGATCGCGTACCTGGCCACCAACCGCGGCGTGGGCGTGATGTTCCTCACCTTCATCGCACTCGTGGCCATCATGGCCTTCCTGCTCACCCGCACCCGTTGGGGGCGCTGGATCTACGCGGTCGGCGGCAACGAGGAGGCCGCGCGGCGCGCGGGCATCAACGTGCGCACCATCTACATCTCGGCCCTCATGGTCGGCACGGTGCTGGCATCCGTCGGCGGCCTGATGGCGGCGGCCCGCCTCACCGCGGCGAGCATCTCCAGCGGTGGCGGCACGACCAACCTCGTGGCGATCGCCGCGGCCGTGATCGGCGGGACGAGCCTGTTCGGCGGCCGCGGGTCGGCCTGGTCGGCGCTGCTGGGGATCTTCGTGATCCAGTCCATCGACAACGGTCTGACGCTGCTGAGCCTGGACTCGTCGGTGCGGTTCATGGTCACCGGCGCCGTGCTGCTGCTGGCGGTCATCATCGACTCGCTGTCGCGGCGCTCGAGAGCGCAGCACGGTCAATCCTGA
- a CDS encoding sodium:proton antiporter, whose protein sequence is MDPSIFFVIVGAVAVAAVARWRGWPAPLLVTVVALAASFLPFVPNIAIDGHVLLNIVLPPLLYSAALDVSFVSFRRAMPQIRRLGIGLVVVTTLVVGFVAWWLLPELTLPGALLLGAIVAPPDAVSAAAIGRKLGLPRRVMTVLSGESLINDATSLTLYRVLAAVVAGAAAFHLGATIWQFVLAVIVGVLIGVVFGIGLHQLRMRSDDAVINGTVGLLAPFGAYAIAEQLGGSGVIAVVAMGLFVGFNAPSTSYRTRQQDAPLWLSADFLLESFVFAYIGLQLPRVVADLNEGEVGPVIGLSAVVLLVVLLVRPLFVYPAHAWGQWWVRMRLRKLDQQAGGPAGAVRRGKHTTTAAQLRRRLSENRLSWRDNAVISWAGMRGVVTLATALAASDLAGLDTQAAHALVVAAFVVTVGTLLLQGLTLPWLIRALRVVDGREAQQDARQLAAVRDRSRKAGKAYLRDMRRQWAREHGEDALPAFDGFAKRLLQVEVETDAETTQIDLRPRPSYEQLLALSKGWLSMRRQLLLEERDAGNLSEEVMHELIMAMDAEELALDTRAATRPQSRV, encoded by the coding sequence ATGGACCCCAGCATCTTCTTCGTCATCGTCGGTGCGGTCGCGGTGGCGGCGGTCGCACGATGGCGGGGGTGGCCCGCACCGCTGCTGGTGACGGTGGTCGCACTGGCGGCCTCGTTCCTGCCGTTCGTGCCCAACATCGCCATCGACGGGCATGTGCTGCTGAACATCGTGCTGCCGCCGCTGCTGTACTCCGCGGCGCTGGACGTCTCCTTCGTGAGCTTCCGCCGGGCGATGCCGCAGATCCGCCGGCTCGGGATCGGCCTGGTCGTGGTGACGACGCTTGTCGTGGGGTTCGTGGCGTGGTGGCTGCTGCCGGAGCTGACGCTGCCGGGTGCGCTGCTGCTGGGCGCGATCGTCGCCCCGCCGGATGCCGTGTCGGCCGCCGCGATCGGCCGCAAGCTCGGCCTGCCTCGCCGCGTGATGACGGTGCTGTCGGGGGAGAGCCTGATCAACGACGCCACCTCGCTGACGCTGTACCGCGTGCTCGCGGCGGTCGTGGCGGGCGCGGCGGCCTTCCACCTCGGGGCGACCATCTGGCAGTTCGTCCTCGCGGTGATCGTGGGCGTGCTGATCGGCGTCGTGTTCGGGATCGGTCTGCATCAGCTGCGCATGCGCAGCGACGATGCGGTCATCAACGGCACGGTCGGCCTGCTGGCGCCCTTCGGCGCCTATGCGATCGCCGAGCAGCTCGGCGGCTCCGGTGTGATCGCCGTCGTCGCGATGGGACTGTTCGTCGGCTTCAACGCCCCGAGCACGAGTTACCGGACCAGACAGCAGGACGCCCCGCTGTGGCTGAGTGCGGACTTCCTGCTGGAGTCGTTCGTCTTCGCCTACATCGGCCTGCAGCTGCCGCGCGTGGTCGCCGACCTCAACGAGGGCGAGGTCGGGCCCGTGATCGGACTGTCGGCCGTGGTGCTGCTGGTCGTGCTGCTGGTGCGGCCGCTGTTCGTGTACCCCGCGCACGCGTGGGGGCAGTGGTGGGTGCGGATGCGACTGCGCAAGCTGGACCAGCAAGCCGGCGGACCGGCGGGCGCCGTCCGGCGCGGCAAGCACACCACGACGGCCGCGCAGCTGCGGCGGAGGCTGTCCGAGAACAGACTGTCCTGGCGCGACAACGCCGTGATCTCGTGGGCGGGGATGCGGGGCGTGGTGACGCTGGCGACGGCGCTGGCGGCATCCGACCTGGCGGGGCTGGACACCCAGGCCGCGCACGCGCTGGTCGTGGCGGCCTTCGTCGTGACGGTCGGAACGCTGCTGCTGCAGGGGCTGACGCTGCCCTGGCTGATCCGGGCGCTCCGCGTCGTGGACGGCAGGGAGGCGCAGCAGGACGCCAGGCAGCTCGCGGCGGTCCGAGATCGCAGCCGCAAAGCCGGTAAGGCGTACCTGCGCGACATGCGCAGGCAGTGGGCGCGCGAGCACGGGGAGGACGCGCTGCCCGCGTTCGACGGGTTCGCCAAGCGGCTGCTGCAGGTCGAGGTGGAGACGGATGCCGAGACCACCCAGATCGACCTGCGCCCGCGCCCCAGTTACGAGCAGCTGCTGGCGCTGTCCAAGGGATGGCTGTCGATGCGCAGGCAGCTGCTGCTGGAGGAGCGGGACGCCGGCAACCTCAGCGAAGAGGTCATGCACGAGCTGATCATGGCGATGGATGCCGAGGAGCTCGCGCTCGACACCCGCGCCGCCACGCGCCCGCAGTCCCGGGTGTAG
- a CDS encoding helix-turn-helix transcriptional regulator, whose protein sequence is MPRVPSPAAAHIGALVAEARKQRGLTQDDLAHLARIDPSNVRSYEKGRAMMGIPTLIRLADALKVEPGSLLKGVVPELFAPRAVDERRRAG, encoded by the coding sequence GTGCCCCGTGTCCCCTCCCCCGCCGCCGCCCACATCGGCGCTCTGGTGGCGGAGGCTCGGAAGCAGCGCGGACTGACTCAGGACGACCTCGCGCATCTCGCACGCATCGACCCCTCCAACGTCCGCAGCTACGAGAAGGGGCGCGCGATGATGGGCATCCCGACCCTCATCCGCCTCGCGGACGCGCTGAAGGTGGAGCCCGGATCACTGCTCAAGGGAGTGGTGCCGGAGCTGTTCGCCCCGCGGGCCGTCGACGAACGCCGCAGGGCGGGATGA